A stretch of the Macaca mulatta isolate MMU2019108-1 chromosome 14, T2T-MMU8v2.0, whole genome shotgun sequence genome encodes the following:
- the E2F8 gene encoding transcription factor E2F8 isoform X2, producing the protein MENEKENLFCEPHKRGLMKTPLKESTTANIVLTEIQPDFGPLTTPTKPKEGSQGEPWTPTANLKMLISAVSPEIRNRDQKRGLSDNRSGLPEAKDYIHEHLSGDEFEKCQPSRKEKSLGLLCHKFLARYPNYPNPAVNNDICLDEVAEELNVERRRIYDIVNVLESLHMVSRLAKNRYTWHGRHNLNQTLGTLKSVGEENKYAEQIMMIKKKEYEQEFDFIKSYSIEDHIIKSNTGPNGHPDVCFVELPGVEFRAASVNSRKDKSLRVMSQKFVMLFLVSTPQIVSLEVAAKILIGEDHVEDLDKSKFKTKIRRLYDIANVLSSLELIKKVHVTEERGRKPAFKWTGPEISPNTSGSSPVIPFTPSDLEVRRSSKENCAKNLFSTRGKPNFTRHPSLIKLVKSIESDRRKINSAPSSPIKTNKAESSQNSTPFPSKMAQLAAICKMQLEEQSSESRQKVKVQLARSGPCKPVAPLDPPANAEMELTAPSLIQPLGVVPLIPSPLSSAVPLILPQAPSGPSYAIYLQPAQAHQSVTPPQGLSPTVCTTHSSKAAGTKDSTDATTEKAANDTSKASASTRPGSLLPAPERQGAKSRTRELAGERGSKRASMLEDSGSKKKFREELKGLENVSTLMVSPTSVAAVPVGNSPALASSHPVPIQNPSSAIVNFTLQHLGLISPSVQMSASPGPGIVPVSPRIEAVNVVPENAGTQQGRATNYDSPVPGQSQPNGQSVAVTGAQQPVPVTPKGSQLVAESFFRTPGGPTKPTSSFCMDFDGANKTSLGTLFVPQRKLEVSTEDVH; encoded by the exons ATGGAGAACGAAAAG GAAAATCTCTTTTGTGAGCCACATAAAAGGGGACTAATGAAAACACCTTTGAAAGAATCCACCACAGCAAATATCGTGTTGACAGAGATCCAGCCTGACTTTGGCCCTTTAACCACACCCACCAAGCCCAAAGAAGGCTCCCAGGGAGAGCCGTGGACACCGACAGCCAACCTGAAAATGCTCATCAGTGCTGTGAGCCCTGAGATCCGCAACAGAGATCAGAAAAGGGGGTTGTCTGACAACAgaagtggattacctgaggccaaAGACTATATACAC GAACACTTATCTGGAGATGAATTTGAGAAATGCCAGCCAAGTCGAAAAGAGAAAAGTTTAGGATTATTGTGTCATAAGTTCTTAGCACGATATCCTAATTATCCCAACCCTGCTGTGAATAATGACATCTGCCTTGACGAAGTGGCAGAGGAACTTA ATGTTGAACGTCGTCGCATTTACGATATCGTGAACGTCCTAGAGAGTTTACATATGGTGAGCCGCCTCGCCAAAAACAGGTACACTTGGCACGGGCGACACAACCTCAACCAAACCCTTGGCACCTTGAAGAGCGTCGGGGAGGAGAATAAGTATGCCGAGCAGATTATGATgatcaaaaagaaagaatatgagcAAGAGTTTGACTTTATTAAGAGTTACAGTATAGAGGATCATATCATCAAATCAAACACTGGCCCAAATGGACACCCAGACGTGTGTTTCGTGGAACTCCCTGGAGTGGAATTTCGGGCAG CGTCCGTAAACAGCCGCAAAGACAAGTCTTTAAGGGTAATGAGCCAGAAATTTGTGATGCTGTTTTTGGTGTCAACGCCTCAGATAGTAAGCCTAGAAGTTGCTGCCAAGATTTTAATTGGGGAGGACCATGTGGAAGATTTGGATAAAAGCAAGTTTAAAA CAAAAATTAGGAGGTTGTATGATATAGCTAATGTTCTGAGTAGCCTGGAGCTTATCAAGAAAGTTCATGTTACAGAGGAAAGAGGCCGAAAACCAGCTTTTAAATGGACCGGCCCAGAAATCAGTCCAAATACCAGtg GCTCCAGCCCAGTCATTCCTTTTACTCCCTCTGATTTGGAGGTGAGACGGTCTTCAAAAGAGAACTGTGCCAAAAATCTCTTTTCCACACGTGGGAAGCCAAACTTTACTCGACACCCATCTCTTATCAAATTGGTAAAGAGTATAGAAAGTGATCGGAGAAAGATAAATTCTGCTCCCAGTAGCCCTATCAAGACCAACAAAG CTGAGAGTTCTCAGAATTCTACACCCTTCCCAAGTAAAATGGCTCAGCTCGCAGCTATTTGTAAAATGCAGTTAGAAGAGCAATCGAG TGAATCCAGACAGAAAGTGAAAGTACAGCTGGCAAGATCTGGACCCTGCAAACCAGTAGCCCCTCTGGACCCCCCAGCGAATGCTGAGATGGAGCTAACAGCACCATCCCTCATCCAGCCCCTGGGAGTGGTTCCCCTGATCCCCAGCCCATTGTCATCAGCAGTGCCCCTGATCCTACCTCAGGCCCCTTCAGGCCCATCCTATGCCATCTACCTGCAGCCTGCTCAAGCCCACCAAAGTGTGACGCCACCCCAAGGCCTGAGCCCCACAGTCTGCACCACCCACTCTTCTAAAGCTGCTGGAACAAAAGACTCCACAGATGCCACCACTGAGAAGGCAGCCAATGATACCTCAAAGGCCAGTGCCTCTACCAGGCCTGGAAGCTTACTGCCAGCACCAGAGAGGCAAGGGGCAAAGAGCCGAACCAGGGAGCTGGCTGGAGAAAGAGGCTCAAAGAGGGCAAGCATGCTCGAGGACAGTGGTTCCAAAAAGAAATTTAGAGAGGAACTAAAAGGACTTGAAAATGTCTCCACA CTAATGGTCTCACCAACTTCCGTGGCAGCCGTACCTGTCGGGAACAGCCCGGCTCTCGCTTCAAGCCACCCCGTTCCCATCCAGAACCCAAGCTCAGCCATTGTAAACTTCACCCTGCAGCACTTGGGACTCATCTCACCCAGTGTGCAGATGTCTGCCAGCCCTGGGCCTGGAATCGTTCCTGTGTCTCCAAGAATAGAGGCTGTTAATGTCGTACCAGAAAATGCAGGCACTCAGCAAGGAAGGGCCACCAACTATGACTCACCAGTCCCAGGCCAGAGCCAGCCAAATGGACAATCAGTTGCTGTGACAGGGGCACAACAG CCTGTTCCTGTGACACCCAAAGGGTCACAATTAGTGGCCGAAAGTTTCTTCCGTACCCCAGGTGGACCCACCAAGCCAACCAGCTCATTCTGCATGGATTTTGATGGTGCTAATAAAACCTCCTTAGGAACTCTCTTTGTCCCACAGCGAAAACTGGAAGTCTCAACAGAGGATGTCCATTAA
- the E2F8 gene encoding transcription factor E2F8 isoform X1, with protein sequence MENEKENLFCEPHKRGLMKTPLKESTTANIVLTEIQPDFGPLTTPTKPKEGSQGEPWTPTANLKMLISAVSPEIRNRDQKRGLSDNRSGLPEAKDYIHEHLSGDEFEKCQPSRKEKSLGLLCHKFLARYPNYPNPAVNNDICLDEVAEELNVERRRIYDIVNVLESLHMVSRLAKNRYTWHGRHNLNQTLGTLKSVGEENKYAEQIMMIKKKEYEQEFDFIKSYSIEDHIIKSNTGPNGHPDVCFVELPGVEFRAASVNSRKDKSLRVMSQKFVMLFLVSTPQIVSLEVAAKILIGEDHVEDLDKSKFKTKIRRLYDIANVLSSLELIKKVHVTEERGRKPAFKWTGPEISPNTSGSSPVIPFTPSDLEVRRSSKENCAKNLFSTRGKPNFTRHPSLIKLVKSIESDRRKINSAPSSPIKTNKAESSQNSTPFPSKMAQLAAICKMQLEEQSSESRQKVKVQLARSGPCKPVAPLDPPANAEMELTAPSLIQPLGVVPLIPSPLSSAVPLILPQAPSGPSYAIYLQPAQAHQSVTPPQGLSPTVCTTHSSKAAGTKDSTDATTEKAANDTSKASASTRPGSLLPAPERQGAKSRTRELAGERGSKRASMLEDSGSKKKFREELKGLENVSTTLFPSGYLIPLTQCSSLGAESILSSKENSGALSPNHRIYSSPIAGVIPVTSSELTAVNFPSFHVTPLKLMVSPTSVAAVPVGNSPALASSHPVPIQNPSSAIVNFTLQHLGLISPSVQMSASPGPGIVPVSPRIEAVNVVPENAGTQQGRATNYDSPVPGQSQPNGQSVAVTGAQQPVPVTPKGSQLVAESFFRTPGGPTKPTSSFCMDFDGANKTSLGTLFVPQRKLEVSTEDVH encoded by the exons ATGGAGAACGAAAAG GAAAATCTCTTTTGTGAGCCACATAAAAGGGGACTAATGAAAACACCTTTGAAAGAATCCACCACAGCAAATATCGTGTTGACAGAGATCCAGCCTGACTTTGGCCCTTTAACCACACCCACCAAGCCCAAAGAAGGCTCCCAGGGAGAGCCGTGGACACCGACAGCCAACCTGAAAATGCTCATCAGTGCTGTGAGCCCTGAGATCCGCAACAGAGATCAGAAAAGGGGGTTGTCTGACAACAgaagtggattacctgaggccaaAGACTATATACAC GAACACTTATCTGGAGATGAATTTGAGAAATGCCAGCCAAGTCGAAAAGAGAAAAGTTTAGGATTATTGTGTCATAAGTTCTTAGCACGATATCCTAATTATCCCAACCCTGCTGTGAATAATGACATCTGCCTTGACGAAGTGGCAGAGGAACTTA ATGTTGAACGTCGTCGCATTTACGATATCGTGAACGTCCTAGAGAGTTTACATATGGTGAGCCGCCTCGCCAAAAACAGGTACACTTGGCACGGGCGACACAACCTCAACCAAACCCTTGGCACCTTGAAGAGCGTCGGGGAGGAGAATAAGTATGCCGAGCAGATTATGATgatcaaaaagaaagaatatgagcAAGAGTTTGACTTTATTAAGAGTTACAGTATAGAGGATCATATCATCAAATCAAACACTGGCCCAAATGGACACCCAGACGTGTGTTTCGTGGAACTCCCTGGAGTGGAATTTCGGGCAG CGTCCGTAAACAGCCGCAAAGACAAGTCTTTAAGGGTAATGAGCCAGAAATTTGTGATGCTGTTTTTGGTGTCAACGCCTCAGATAGTAAGCCTAGAAGTTGCTGCCAAGATTTTAATTGGGGAGGACCATGTGGAAGATTTGGATAAAAGCAAGTTTAAAA CAAAAATTAGGAGGTTGTATGATATAGCTAATGTTCTGAGTAGCCTGGAGCTTATCAAGAAAGTTCATGTTACAGAGGAAAGAGGCCGAAAACCAGCTTTTAAATGGACCGGCCCAGAAATCAGTCCAAATACCAGtg GCTCCAGCCCAGTCATTCCTTTTACTCCCTCTGATTTGGAGGTGAGACGGTCTTCAAAAGAGAACTGTGCCAAAAATCTCTTTTCCACACGTGGGAAGCCAAACTTTACTCGACACCCATCTCTTATCAAATTGGTAAAGAGTATAGAAAGTGATCGGAGAAAGATAAATTCTGCTCCCAGTAGCCCTATCAAGACCAACAAAG CTGAGAGTTCTCAGAATTCTACACCCTTCCCAAGTAAAATGGCTCAGCTCGCAGCTATTTGTAAAATGCAGTTAGAAGAGCAATCGAG TGAATCCAGACAGAAAGTGAAAGTACAGCTGGCAAGATCTGGACCCTGCAAACCAGTAGCCCCTCTGGACCCCCCAGCGAATGCTGAGATGGAGCTAACAGCACCATCCCTCATCCAGCCCCTGGGAGTGGTTCCCCTGATCCCCAGCCCATTGTCATCAGCAGTGCCCCTGATCCTACCTCAGGCCCCTTCAGGCCCATCCTATGCCATCTACCTGCAGCCTGCTCAAGCCCACCAAAGTGTGACGCCACCCCAAGGCCTGAGCCCCACAGTCTGCACCACCCACTCTTCTAAAGCTGCTGGAACAAAAGACTCCACAGATGCCACCACTGAGAAGGCAGCCAATGATACCTCAAAGGCCAGTGCCTCTACCAGGCCTGGAAGCTTACTGCCAGCACCAGAGAGGCAAGGGGCAAAGAGCCGAACCAGGGAGCTGGCTGGAGAAAGAGGCTCAAAGAGGGCAAGCATGCTCGAGGACAGTGGTTCCAAAAAGAAATTTAGAGAGGAACTAAAAGGACTTGAAAATGTCTCCACA ACCTTGTTCCCATCAGGATACCTAATCCCTCTCACCCAGTGCTCATCCCTGGGGGCAGAGTCCATTTTGTCTAGTAAAGAAAACTCAGGTGCTCTTTCCCCAAACCACAGGATTTACAGCTCCCCAATTGCAG GTGTTATTCCAGTGACATCATCTGAACTCACTGCTGTTAATTTTCCCTCTTTTCATGTAACACCTTTGAAGCTAATGGTCTCACCAACTTCCGTGGCAGCCGTACCTGTCGGGAACAGCCCGGCTCTCGCTTCAAGCCACCCCGTTCCCATCCAGAACCCAAGCTCAGCCATTGTAAACTTCACCCTGCAGCACTTGGGACTCATCTCACCCAGTGTGCAGATGTCTGCCAGCCCTGGGCCTGGAATCGTTCCTGTGTCTCCAAGAATAGAGGCTGTTAATGTCGTACCAGAAAATGCAGGCACTCAGCAAGGAAGGGCCACCAACTATGACTCACCAGTCCCAGGCCAGAGCCAGCCAAATGGACAATCAGTTGCTGTGACAGGGGCACAACAG CCTGTTCCTGTGACACCCAAAGGGTCACAATTAGTGGCCGAAAGTTTCTTCCGTACCCCAGGTGGACCCACCAAGCCAACCAGCTCATTCTGCATGGATTTTGATGGTGCTAATAAAACCTCCTTAGGAACTCTCTTTGTCCCACAGCGAAAACTGGAAGTCTCAACAGAGGATGTCCATTAA